The Theileria annulata chromosome 3, complete sequence, *** SEQUENCING IN PROGRESS *** genome has a segment encoding these proteins:
- a CDS encoding uncharacterized protein (note;~Tap-24g11.q1c.cand.52 - score = 16.09;~6 probable transmembrane helices predicted for TA05415 by TMHMM2.0 at aa 184-206, 211-229, 249-271, 284-306, 327-349 and 359-378) yields MNFLKLLILNFCPINIFRLNMVDKYPHIFSNSLIHVFNKALEQDEKGYVARFREIFEIPESEQVLIFNYFSFEHYYKTNLKDKELSYSTLFKINKYGCVYKTDVPVYRALNLFVEGKVLEHHYLYHTIIIIIVTTICLEEEVENVFGGISKKRMDIGSGFFIAQTGASIALSRRKKNIWTMIKKNIIILAIAIIRTITVACFHYSVDEREYGIHWNFFYTLAFTRLCIFNQFNNDLVVDIINRYCHDYVKYSLPFVISIVYEIILVLTGAINKLPLLDRSNFIYANREGFLSVPNSISASLFVFLVTKASIHYYKNARYKENELIETVGSYPLVVYLVANIITGLVNLIFKPYLMPLPLFVMILFVYFYLSISIGYVFKKFRLKSITQWL; encoded by the exons ATGAACTTCTTAAAGCTCCTTATCCTTAATTTCTGCCCAATCAACATATTCCGGCTGAATATGGTGGATAAATATCCTCACATTTTCAGCAACTCGCTGATACATGTGTTTAATAAGGCTCTGGAGCAGGATGAAAAGGGATACGTTGCAAGATTCCGAGAAATTTTCGAGATTCCAGAATCAGAACAGGTTCTTAtcttcaattattttagcTTTGAGCACtattataaaactaatCTCAAGGACAAGGAATTGTCATACTCAACGCTGTTtaagattaataaataCGGATGTGTATATAAAACCGATGTTCCAGTTTACCGAGCACTTAACCTGTTCGTTGAAGGGAAAGTCTTGGAACACCACTACCTTTATCACactataataataattatcgTCACAACG ATATGTCTGGAAGAAGAAGTGGAAAACGTCTTCGGAGGAATATCAAAGAAACGG ATGGATATTGGATCAGGGTTCTTTATAGCACAAACAGGTGCATCAATCGCTTTAAGCAGAC GGAAAAAGAACATTTGGACGATGATTAAGAAGAATATAATCATTTTAGCAATAGCAATTATAAGAACAATAACAGTTGCATGTTTCCACTATTCCGTTGATGAAAGGGAATACGGGATACACTGGAACTTTTTTTATACACTCGCGTTCACAAGATTATGTATCTTTAATCAgtttaataatgatttagTCGTGGATATCATCAATAGATACTGTCACGATTATGTAAAGTACTCATTGCCGTTTGTGATTTCAATAGTCTACGAGATTATACTAGTTTTAACAGGAGCAATAAACAAGTTGCCCCTTTTGGATCGCTCAA ACTTTATATACGCGAATAGAGAGGGCTTCTTGAGTGTACCCAACTCTATTAGCGCGTCACTTTTTGTTTTTCTGGTGACCAAAGCGtcaattcattattacaaaaatg cGAGGTACAAGGAAAATGAGCTGATTGAAACTGTTGGAAGTTACCCTCTGGTGGTTTACCTGGTTGCGAATATCATCACAGGACTAGTAAACTTGATCTTTAAACCATACCTAATGCCTCTTCCCCTTTTCGTCATGATTCTTTTTGTTTACTTCTACCTCTCAATCTCAATTGGATACGTCTTCAAGAAGTTCAGGCTCAAGTCAATAACACAATGGctctaa
- a CDS encoding uncharacterized protein (note;~Tap-24g11.q1c.C.cand.205 - score = 38.15) — protein sequence MELEVDIVRQNLNSGGTNVPVFDDSQNLEEFPDNLKGNDPSSNPEQEVYEPDISSMGSDSTLYNEVDESTQVVENCNLETKNEVNLDNCPKLIMCDQNSYQQHVENHTNSGTRDKNDPGTKDDGEGDILMGMNNENEMLPEGWVRCGNGLKTEFPNTPKNNLEGDFESSNLFIDFTNNQTNFMVNNSVKNSLMSFDRSAVKELKEGFVSIKASKPLSDKFLHPKHREQQTPKTNSFPNGKPNTRNVKVKGTNLVTFQHSLRNNTYLNSPNEEFCNINSHNDSEYKKNLISHVEDLVRKYRQLAIDAVNAARDEQKKCKEECQKAYSTAYNACLKYEKDLKNTVKFALKEYHHNSRDEYWSPPDQRNNFHGTNQALRNNYRDERVVNHRLLKQDLSYNYEVDELLLTDFENNVC from the exons ATGGAGCTGGAAGTGGATATCGTCAGACAAAATTTGAACAGTGGTGGGACAAATGTCCCAGTGTTTGATGATTCTCAAAACTTAGAAGAATTTCCTGATAATTTAAAGGGAAATGACCCGAGTTCAAACCCCGAACAAGAAGTCTACGAGCCTGACATTTCATCCATGGGCTCCGATTCAACTCTATACAACGAAGTAGACGAATCCACACAAGTGGTtgaaaattgtaatttagAAACTAAAAATGAGGTTAATCTTGATAATTGTCCAAAACTGATAATGTGTGACCAAAATTCATACCAACAACATGTTGAGAATCATACCAATTCTGGTACTAGAGATAAGAATGATCCTGGTACCAAAGATGATGGTGAAGGTGATATATTAATGGGTATGAATAACGAAAATGAAATGTTACCCGAGGGATGGGTAAGATGTGGAAATGGTTTGAAAACTGAGTTTCCAAACACTCCAAAAAACAATTTGGAAGGTGATTTTGAGTCCAGTAATCTCTTTATTGACTTTACTAACAAtcaaacaaattttatGGTTAATAATTCAGTAAAAAACTCACTGATGTCGTTCGATAGAAGTGCAGTTAAGGAGCTGAAAGAAGGCTTTGTTTCCATAAAGGCGTCCAAACCTCTCTCAGATAAATTTTTACATCCCAAACACAGGGAACAACAGACTCCTAAAACCAATAGCTTTCCAAACGGAAAACCTAATACAAGAAATGTCAAG GTGAAGGGAACTAACCTCGTCACTTTCCA GCACTCTTTGAGGAACAATACCTATCTAAACTCTCCTAATGAAGAATTTTGCAATATCAATTCTCACAATGACTCTGAATATAAGAAGAATCTTATCTCTCATGTTGAGGATCTTGTAAG GAAATACAGGCAACTTGCTATCGATGCTGTGAATGCAGCAAGGGACGAGCAGAAGAAGTGTAAAGAGGAGTGCCAAAAGGCCTATTCAACTGCCTACAATGCATGTCTAAAGTATGAAAAGGATCTCAAAAACACTGTTAAG TTTGCCCTAAAGGAGTACCATCACAACAGCAGAGATGAATACTGGTCTCCGCCAGACCAGAGGAACAATTTTCATGGGACTAACCAGGCCCTTAGGAACAATTATAGGGATGAGAGGGTGGTTAACCACCGTCTTCTAAAACAGGACCTATCTTACAATTATGAAGTCGACGAGTTGCTATTAACTGACTTTGAAAATAACGTTTGttga
- a CDS encoding uncharacterized protein (note;~Tap-24g11.q1c.C.cand.204 - score = 62.02) translates to MFLKVFVVCGIQLGSIFKIMFRLKSGLIFLLTILDSINISESTSPRCNRVHKLPPLAILHNTGILPVSNKSNIVPTHSKAELTPENKQKNTINKENNLKNGKNFNLEFKLGRLLQLGKRFPNGTYGTVLSNVSDKFESVRGRASLDLQFQNVNLYYAVDYSNSPLLSFYPNDTNKSSRPKFTSNVMYVVKKPNYFTLVEDFLSLFTEEKGKGEWTYNVDDLNSNLPNAVEVFMDPNACSNYVLELNKQQKEAKLAKMKLNKVLKPFESRLNFYRDDKTVHILIPPSESLVYATNHASNPFKGTPVFTTNPPIYVTKQSDKEAQNNESNRLDKFNKGDSLLVFFTPSEAKEFYKNVRWSKGYSYKDEVTGKTYRFWSDSPPFRPELKVTSLEKIYKKVHSSEPFWGYVIEFVPPTFKLEKRTELMLKESSKWFLVPWYKFQKLLNKFFKTSEPPTNEQC, encoded by the coding sequence ATGTTTTTGAAGGTGTTTGTGGTGTGTGGAATCCAACTTGGaagtatatttaaaataatgttCAGACTTAAGTCTGggttaatatttttattaaccATATTagattctattaatatttccGAATCAACGTCACCCAGATGTAACAGAGTACATAAGCTACCGCCACTGGCAATCCTACACAACACAGGCATCCTTCCTGTATCAAACAAGTCTAATATCGTACCAACACATAGTAAGGCAGAGTTAACACCtgaaaataaacaaaaaaatactataaataaagaaaataatttaaaaaatggaaaaaattttaatttagaatttaaacTAGGTAGACTATTACAACTTGGTAAAAGATTCCCAAATGGTACATATGGCACTGTTTTATCTAATGTTTCGGATAAGTTTGAAAGTGTCAGAGGGAGAGCATCGCTGGACCTACAGTTCCAAAACGTTAACTTGTACTACGCTGTAGACTACTCAAACTCACCACTGTTATCATTCTACCCAAATGATACAAATAAATCCAGTAGGCCCAAGTTCACCTCAAATGTTATGTATGTGGTGAAGAAACCAAACTATTTTACACTTGTAGAAGACTTCCTTTCACTGTTCACGGAAGAAAAGGGTAAAGGAGAATGGACTTATAATGTGGATGATCTAAACTCAAACCTGCCAAACGCAGTTGAGGTTTTCATGGATCCGAACGCCTGCTCTAACTACGTGCTGGAGCTGAATAAGCAACAAAAGGAGGCAAAACTCGCCAAAATGAAGCTAAACAAGGTTTTAAAACCATTTGAATCGAGACTCAACTTTTATCGCGATGATAAAACTGTTCATATTCTTATTCCACCCTCGGAATCACTAGTCTACGCAACAAACCATGCCAGTAACCCCTTTAAGGGCACGCCTGTATTCACAACCAACCCTCCAATTTATGTCACAAAACAATCGGATAAAGAAGCCCAAAATAATGAGAGTAATAGACTGGACAAGTTTAACAAAGGCGATAGCCTTTTGGTATTTTTCACACCAAGTGAAGCCAAGGAGTTTTACAAAAATGTAAGATGGAGTAAAGGGTACAGTTATAAGGATGAGGTTACAGGTAAAACGTACAGGTTCTGGTCAGACTCACCACCCTTCAGACCTGAGCTAAAAGTCACAAGCCTAGAGAAGATATACAAAAAGGTTCATAGTTCAGAACCTTTTTGGGGTTACGTTATTGAGTTCGTTCCACCGACTTTTAAACTAGAGAAAAGAACGGAACTCATGCTCAAGGAATCTAGCAAATGGTTCCTAGTACCCTGGTACAAATTTCAAAAGCtactaaataaattttttaaaactagCGAACCTCCAACTAATGAacaatgttaa
- a CDS encoding adenosylhomocysteinase, putative (note;~Tap-24g11.q1c.C.cand.204 - score = 62.02) produces the protein MLELWNDLEPWDKTYYKGDDYGDTGVFVLDLCLHECPGLVNVMKHHAHLKPFKGVQISGCLHMTKETMTFARTLVELGAVVRWCSSNPNSSNNQAIFTTDKLFKGKITLFGYKGESIQEYFWCMYQSLNWADTSMPLLLVDDGCCSYNMIHYGKKLEDMYRDTGKLYDLSVLDPSDNDTRALLTFLNHLVTKKPNFFTNLVKRTVGLSEETTSGLTEMRKLYRNHGLLFPIYSTNDVVCKTKFDNNYGARYSSVDGMHRGVEGVLLGGRQVVVIGYGNTGKGVCMGFRGAGAIVKVCEADPICALQCVMDGYQVVLLEDVVETADIFVTATGCIEVIRLHHVRRMKEGAILGNIGQGDREILIHEILTDPNLEVTEVRKNVHYYKFKDLNKGVIILSYGRLYNLGCANGHPSLVMSMSFTTQFFALSQLLENKGKFDNKIHKMPKKLDEMVARYHLEFINAKLTVLTDRQCEFLGIDKDGPYKHEDYKY, from the exons ATGCTTGAGCTTTGGAATGACCTCGAGCCATGGGACAAAACCTACTATAAGGGAGATGACTATGGAGATACAGGAGTGTTTGTGCTTGATTTGTGCTTACATGAATGTCCTGGACTTGTTAATGTTATGAAACACCATGCACATTTGAAACCGTTTAAGGGGGTCCAGATTTCAGGATGCCTGCACATGACTAAGGAGACAATGACGTTTGCAAGAACACTGGTTGAACTGGGAGCAGTGGTAAGATGGTGTTCATCAAACCCAAACTCGTCAAATAATCAAGCCATTTTTACCACAGATAAACTATTCAAAGGAAAAATTACTCTATTCGGATACAAAG GTGAGAGTATTCAAGAGTATTTCTGGTGTATGTATCAGTCGTTAAACTGGGCAGATACGTCAATGCCTTTGTTGTTGGTCGACGACGGGTGCTGTTCGTATAACATGATCCATTACGGGAAAAAGCTGGAAGATATGTATAGGGATACAGGAAAATTATACGACCTTTCAGTTTTGGACCCAAGCGATAATGACACTAGAGCACTTCTGACATTTTTGAACCATTTGGTCACCAAAAAACCGAATTTTTTCACAAACTTGGTCAAAAGAACGGTGGGATTGTCAGAAGAGACAACAAGCGGCTTGACTGAGATGAGGAAACTGTACAGAAACCATGGATTACTGTTTCCAATATACTCAACAAACGATGTGGTTTGTAAGACTAAGTTTGATAATAACTACGGAGCAAGGTACAGCTCAGTTGACGGTATGCATAGAGGAGTTGAAGGAGTTCTTTTGGGAGGACGGCAAGTGGTAGTAATAGGTTACGGAAACACAGGAAAAGGAGTTTGCATGGGATTCAGAGGAGCAGGAGCCATAGTAAAGGTGTGTGAAGCTGACCCAATCTGTGCTCTCCAATGTGTTATGGATGGATATCAGGTAGTCCTTTTAGAAGATGTGGTTGAAACGGCAGACATTTTTGTTACAGCAACAGGCTGTATCGAAGTAATAAGACTTCACCACGTTAGAAGAATGAAGGAAGGAGCGATTTTAGGAAATATTGGACAAGGAGATAGAGAAATATTGATCCACGAAATACTCACAGACCCCAACTTGGAAGTGACTGAGGTACGGAAAAACGTACACTACTACAAGTTTAAGGACCTAAACAAGGGAGTAATTATCCTTTCATACGGAAGATTGTATAACCTGGGTTGTGCTAACGGGCATCCCTCATTAGTGATGTCAATGTCCTTTACTACCCAGTTTTTCGCACTTTCCCAGCTTTTGGAAAACAAGGGCAAGTTTGATAACAAAATACACAAAATGCCCAAAAAACTAGATGAAATGGTAGCAAGGTATCATTTGGAGTTCATAAACGCCAAACTAACAGTTCTAACAGATAGGCAATGTGAATTTCTAGGAATTGATAAAGACGGACCCTATAAACATGAAGATTACAAGTACTAA
- a CDS encoding uncharacterized protein (note;~Tap-24g11.q1c.cand.53 - score = 23.52), whose translation MSNVCKNEGEIDNVLEEECVDGCNILDKSEIRLRVFDSSHNISEILKFIPFYERLMLRVVNSKWNLSFYFSGCWETLDYRFYDLKKHEFYLKHLKRFIASIKKLEICIDQISDLNNLLRSIESDDLCSQCVDLRDDCKLDKISNCSIETPDFIETDNESNYDDNLNYNNHSTDNQSSNYFSDLNFDNSCLNEDHENNLNPEETENSTLSSGFDDSCSIDDCVDQLKTLLLSLKNLNNLYISDRLRKHNVIYARISPVILEFIESKCFPINSLKDLTKNSPSFSNSFNLTNLILDCPVNLNFILELVPLIRNVRNLVISRIVQEDSDLSICSVISELLEQIPKSQLESIQIGKSVQTVKSLKNPSFSSEARARHINRLSLASNLFHTSGDSEEGDELVFLLLSNHSNSLKIIILEDIEISFSAFNKIRNLKSVLAEFIVF comes from the exons ATGTCGAATGTTTGTAAAAATGAAGGTGAAATTGATAATGTGTTGGAGGAGGAATGTGTTGATGGGTGTAATATTCTGGACAAAAGTGAGATAAGACTTAGGGTTTTCGATTCCTCTCATAACATTTCAGAAATCTTGAAATTTATTCCCTTTTATGAAAGGTTAATGTTAAGGGTTGTGAATTCTAAGTGGAATCTCagtttttatttttctgGTTGTTGGGAAACCCTTGATTACCGGTTTTACGACCTGAAAAAGCACGAGTTTTACCTAAAGCATTTGAAAAGGTTTATAGCTTCAATAAAGAAGCTTGAAATTTGTATTGACCAGATTTCAGATTTAAACAATCTTTTACGTTCAATAGAAAGTGACGATTTGTGTTCCCAGTGTGTGGACCTCAGAGACGATTgtaaattagataaaatatCCAATTGCAGTATAGAGACTCCTGACTTTATCGAAACTGATAATGAGTCTAATTATGATGACAACTTAAATTATAACAATCACTCCACTGATAATCAAAGTTCAAACTACTTTTCTGATCTCAACTTTGATAATTCATGTTTAAACGAAGACCATGAAAATAATCTAAATCCTGAGGAAACTGAAAATAGTACTCTCTCCTCTGGATTTGATGATTCTTGTTCTATTGATGACTGTGTTGATCAGCTTAAAACACTGTTACTGTCCCTTAAGAACCTTAACAACCTATACATTAGTGATAGGCTTAGGAAACACAATGTGATTTACGCTAGGATAAGTCCCGTTATTCTTGAATTTATTGAGTCTAAGTGTTTTCCTATAAACTCTTTGAAAGACCTAACCAAAAATTCTCCTTCATTTTCTAActcttttaatttaactaaCTTGATTTTAGACTGCCCCGTGAATTTAAACTTTATTTTAGAGCTTGTTCCCCTAATAAGGAACGTCAGAAACTTGGTGATATCCAGAATTGTACAGGAGGATTCTGATTTATCTATTTGTTCTGTAATTTCTGAACTTTTGGAACAAATTCCCAAATCTCAGCTCGAGTCAATTCAAATCGGCAAGTCGGTCCAGACTGTTAAAAGCCTGAAGAATCCTTCCTTTTCTAGTGAAGCACGCGCTAGACATATCAATAGACTTAGTTTGGCTTCTAATCTTTTCCATACTTCTGGTGATTCTGAGGAAGGAGATGAACTGGTCTTCCTTCTACTTTCAAATCATTCAAATtctctaaaaattattatt ttgGAGGATATAGAAATCTCATTTTCTGCtttcaataaaattagGAATTTAAAGTCAGTTTTGGCtgaatttattgttttttag
- a CDS encoding endonuclease III, putative (note;~Tap-24g11.q1c.C.cand.203 - score = 35.28;~Apicoplast targetting peptide predicted by the PlasmoAP tool;~Signal peptide predicted for TA05440 by SignalP 2.0 HMM (Signal peptide probability 0.939, signal anchor probability 0.035) with cleavage site probability 0.577 between residues 26 and 27) has translation MKICFIKIFLKILTLFLLTLQSFVKALSFLKYTPRWNYGWVAPRFFNRSYVVDIISYLNKDADMTVKKSTKTETSSKNKTHGVKTQKLQKDFENLTAKDHVDNILNSKSDLKNIFKHKRTLKISYDDDLEEKKLAKTKRDSKADILNVEEIIKSAKSEISDKAEHEKVEPDQLDTKKEDKKVNDFPIVEEGVCSIPNFTKVWNGIATKRNKEIAPVDLYGCHCVADPGENFEFQTLVGCMLSSQTKDEITAATMKNLKKRGLTLDNIIKMDEEELDSIISKVGFHKTKAKNIKKVAQILKEQYGGKVPSNKKELESLPGIGPKMANLILQVAYNMVDGVAVDIHVHRITNRLGWVKTKTPEETSLKLQELLPKYLIT, from the exons atgaagatttgttttattaaaattttcctaAAAATTCTGACCCTTTTCTTATTAACATTGCAGTCTTTTGTCAAAGCATTAAGTTTCTTAAAGTATACACCCAGGTGGAATTACG GCTGGGTTGCTCCTAGATTTTTTAACCGCAGCTACGTGGTTGATATAATCAGTTACCTCAATAAGGACGCTGATATGACCGTTAAGAAGTCCACTAAAACTGAAACCTCaagtaaaaataaaaccCATGGAGTGAAAACACAAAAGCTCCAAAAGGACtttgaaaatttaacaGCTAAAGATCATGTGGATAATATCCTGAACTCGAAAAGTGacctaaaaaatatatttaaacatAAAAGAACACTTAAAATATCATACGATGATGATTTAGAGGAGAAAAAATTAGCTAAAACTAAACGAGATAGTAAAGCTGATATTTTGAATGtagaagaaataataaagagTGCAAAATCAGAAATTTCTGATAAAGCAGAACATGAGAAGGTTGAACCTGATCAATTGGATACTAAAAAGGAAGATAAGAAAGTCAATGACTTTCCCATAGTAGAAGAAGGAGTGTGTTCAATACCCAACTTTACAAAGGTCTGGAACGGTATCGCAACAAAAAGAAATAAG GAAATAGCTCCAGTTGATTTGTATGGGTGCCACTGTGTGGCAGACCCTGGAGAAAACTTTGAATTCCAGACCTTGGTGGGTTGTATGTTGAGTAGCCAGACGAAAGACGAGATAACAGCCGCGACTATGAAAAATCTAAAGAAAAGAGGTTTGACACTGGATaacataataaaaatggatGAAGAAGAACTGGATTCAATAATAAGCAAAGTGGGATTTCATAAAACAAAAgctaaaaatattaaaaaggTAGCGCAGATATTAAAGGAACAATACGGAGGGAAAGTGCCATCGAATAAAAAAGAACTGGAATCACTGCCAGGAATAGGACCGAAGATGGCAAACTTAATACTGCAAGTT GCATATAACATGGTGGATGGAGTTGCGGTGGATATACATGTACACAGAATCACAAATAGGCTTGGATGGGTAAAAACAAAAACACCAGAAGAAACAAGCCTAAAACTACAAGAATTGTTACCCAAGTACTTAATTACCTAA
- a CDS encoding 60S ribosomal protein L19, putative (note;~Tap-24g11.q1c.cand.54 - score = 12.13), whose amino-acid sequence MLRLQKRLAASVLRCGKGRVWLDPNESSEIAMANSRFSVRKLISDGLIIKKGVAPHSRSRIRLYHLAKRMGRHTGIGKRKGSKGVRQPAKLLWMRRQRVLRRLLRKLRDSKKIDSHMYHNFYMRCKGNQFKNKRVLLEAIHSQKNSWVKQKAENELVEALRAKSKMLKEKRKARLSAM is encoded by the coding sequence aTGCTTCGTTTGCAGAAAAGACTTGCCGCTTCCGTACTTCGTTGCGGAAAGGGCCGTGTTTGGCTCGACCCAAACGAGTCCAGCGAAATTGCCATGGCCAACTCCAGGTTTAGTGTTAGAAAACTCATAAGCGACGgtctaataataaagaaagGAGTTGCTCCGCATAGTAGATCTAGGATCAGGCTTTATCATCTCGCCAAGAGGATGGGTAGACATACCGGTATTGGTAAGAGGAAGGGTTCCAAAGGTGTTAGACAGCCTGCAAAGCTGCTCTGGATGAGGCGTCAGCGTGTTTTAAGGCGTTTGTTGAGAAAGTTGAGGGACTCTAAGAAAATCGACTCCCACATGTACCACAACTTTTACATGAGGTGTAAAGGTAACCAGTTTAAGAACAAGCGTGTTCTTCTAGAGGCAATACACTCTCAGAAGAACTCTTGGGTTAAACAGAAGGCTGAAAACGAACTTGTCGAGGCGCTGAGAGCCAAGTCGAAGATGCTAAAGGAGAAGAGGAAAGCCAGACTTTCCGCcatgtaa
- a CDS encoding nuclear-architecture-related protein (NARF) or Fe-hydrogenase, putative (note;~Tap-24g11.q1c.C.cand.202 - score = 40.82) translates to MYSNAVKISGLNDYLNPGEECVLPLLKSDKKYEIKLNDKILDSETPNKGYLGEDLLNNDIYKNNKLNVTTVDKNKRITVGLSDCLSCSGCLTSSEEILLKDENHFKVLEKMKTSDFCVISISPQTIFMLSSHYNMKAEKAFRKLCYLFRFLGAKLVFDIGLAELLSLTQSKDEFIDKYYNNNTVSSTSSSDLGVSNKIVNGINKDLNGENTRERRLNLPIITSHCPGWTLYAEKTLDQELVDLISKVPSSQVIQGLLVKILSHTINYYKTIYHINYLKLFISYSFLNSFLTDAKNYNTDGQNNIINNFKLTNTNTKIYHISIVPCYDKKFETIRTEFQLNFNSLFSLYQPDSNPTTSSDPDDSQALEKEPLVDDILSTSDIESILSSLGLKFTQLKEEPPDHLVNFLYFFNKFNSISSLNIKHNLNLPTYDSKDYNHLKRLIRCSGLYAQSGGFAEEIFKHSCKQLFNMDLDNSNLKFTETINNDFKECVLLDENNDVLLRFIIAYGFRNIQNIIKLLKSHKSTLDSSGNYYQKQPDGLGNRNGKDFVCDYVELMACPGGCFNGAGQALQSTQSDQDSEKSLFLNLTSLIPDFIHKKFFKNLNLSKTQPIQATSSSAFEKFLSETDHVGTEDQVCRYFSNLLKVVQSRCDFNLKLSSQKNTMNLKW, encoded by the exons ATGTATTCAAATGCCGTGAAGATTTCCGGCCTGAATGATTACCTTAATCCTGGAGAAGAATGCGTTTTGCCCCTGTTAAAGAGTGATAAGAAGTATGAAATAAAGctaaatgataaaattttggaTTCAGAGACCCCAAATAAAGGATATTTGGGTGAAGATTTGctaaataatgatatatataaaaacaataaacTAAATGTAACAACAGTcgataaaaataaaaggATAACAGTTGGACTGAGTGATTGCCTCTCCTGTTCAGGATGCCTAACCTCGTCAGAAGAGATACTTTTGAAGGATGAAAACCACTTTAAAGTTCTTGAGAAAATGAAAACCAGTGATTTCTGTGTCATTTCAATATCCCCTCAGACTATTTTCATGCTTTCAAGCCACTATAATATGAAGGCGGAAAAGGCTTTTAGAAAGTTATGTTATCTGTTTAGGTTTCTGGGAGCTAAGTTGGTATTTGATATAGGTCTGGCTGAATTGTTATCGTTGACCCAAAGTAAAGATGAATTCATTGATAAATACTACAATAACAATACCGTTTCATCCACAAGTTCAAGTGACCTTGGTGTCAGTAACAAAATAGTAAACGGAATTAATAAGGATTTAAACGGTGAAAATACTCGAGAGAGGAGATTAAATTTACCAATAATAACTAGTCACTGTCCTGGTTGGACTTTGTATGCCGAGAAGACTCTGGATCAGGAATTGGTAGACCTAATAAGTAAGGTTCCGAGTAGTCAAGTTATACAAGGACTACTGGTCAAGATTTTATCGCACACGATCAATTATTACAAAACAATTTACCATATAAACTACCTGAAACTATTTATTTCTTACTCATTTCTTAATAGTTTTCTAACTGATGCAAAAAACTATAATACCGATGgtcaaaataatataataaacaatttcaaACTCACCAATACAAACACCAAAATATATCACATATCAATTGTACCCTGCTATGATAAAAAGTTCGAAACTATAAGAACGGAATTCCagttaaattttaattctcTGTTTTCACTTTATCAACCTGATTCAAATCCTACTACTTCTAGTGACCCAGATGACTCTCAAGCTTTAGAAAAGGAACCCTTGGTTGATGATATACTTTCAACTTCTGACATTGAGAGTATATTGAGTAGTTTGGGTTTAAAGTTTACTCAATTAAAAGAGGAACCTCCAGATCACCTCGTTAATTTTCTCTACTTTTTCAACAAGTTCAACTCAATATCTAGTCTAAATATCAAACATAACCTAAACTTACCCACCTATGATAGTAAAGACTATAATCACTTGAAGAGACTGATTAGATGCTCTGGACTTTATGCTCAAAGCGGAGGATTCGCTGAGGAAATATTCAAGCATTCATGTAAACAGCTGTTTAACATGGACCTCGATAACAGTAACTTAAAATTCACTGAAACAATCAACAATGATTTTAAG GAATGTGTTCTTTTGGACGAGAATAATGACGTGTTGTTGAGGTTTATAATAGCATACGGTTTTAGAAACATTCAGAATATCATCAAGTTGCTTAAATCCCACAAAAGCACCCTTGATTCTAGTGGAAATTATTACCAGAAACAACCTGATGGTTTAGGTAATCGAAACGGAAAAGATTTTGTGTGCGATTATGTTGAATTGATGGCCTGTCCCGGAGGCTGCTTCAACGGAGCAGGCCAGGCACTTCAATCCACTCAAAGTGATCAAGATTCTGAAAAGTCTCTTTTCTTGAATCTTACTTCACTCATTCCTGATTTTATCCATAAAAAGTTCTTtaagaatttaaatttatcaaaaactCAGCCCATTCAAGCTACAAGCTCCTCAGCATTTGAGAAATTTTTAAGTGAAACCGACCACGTTGGGACCGAGGATCAAGTTTGTCgatatttttcaaatttattaaaggTCGTTCAGTCCAGGTGTGACTTTAATTTAAAGCTTAGTTCTCAGAAAAATACGATGAACCTTAAGTGGTGA